A region of Thiofilum sp. DNA encodes the following proteins:
- a CDS encoding FtsX-like permease family protein, producing MILLKLSLHSIWNRRISLILTIIALALSVTLLLGVDYIRKETKTSFLNTISGTDLVVGARSGSIQLLLYSVFRIGNATNNIGWNSYQTIASNPLVQWTIPFSLGDSHQGYRVLGTNQDYFKYYRFGNQQFLEFAEGQPFNQVYDAVLGAEVAKKLGYQLNSAIIIAHGTSATQYGMHDDKPFKVVGILKPTGTPVDRTVHVMLEGIEAIHIDWVNGAKVHGYTISAEETLKKQLQPKVITAFLVGLNNRVTAFKLQREINNYKAEPLLAILPGVALAELWQAMGIFETVLKIITGFVVGTGLLGMLTTLLSTLNERRREMAILRAMGAHPYQIALLLMLEAALLAFLGCIVGALLLITLIIIARPWVIADYGFYLNYWLPSLTDIIGCGVIILVAIILSLVPSFIAYKRALQDGLTVRV from the coding sequence ATGATTTTACTCAAACTAAGCTTACATAGTATTTGGAATCGACGTATTAGTTTAATCCTCACCATTATTGCTCTTGCCCTCAGTGTGACTTTATTACTAGGGGTAGACTATATTCGTAAGGAAACTAAAACCAGCTTTCTTAATACGATTTCTGGTACTGATTTAGTCGTGGGTGCTCGCAGTGGCTCTATACAATTACTATTATACAGTGTATTTAGAATCGGGAATGCCACGAATAATATCGGCTGGAACTCTTATCAAACTATAGCTAGTAACCCTCTGGTGCAATGGACTATTCCTTTTTCACTCGGTGATTCACACCAAGGTTATCGAGTATTAGGGACTAATCAAGATTATTTTAAATATTATCGTTTTGGCAATCAGCAGTTTTTAGAGTTTGCCGAGGGTCAGCCTTTTAATCAAGTCTATGATGCCGTACTAGGTGCTGAGGTCGCTAAAAAACTGGGTTATCAACTCAATAGCGCTATTATTATTGCGCACGGCACGAGTGCTACTCAATATGGCATGCATGATGATAAACCCTTTAAAGTGGTAGGTATTTTAAAACCTACCGGCACGCCAGTGGATCGTACTGTGCATGTGATGTTAGAAGGTATTGAAGCCATACATATTGATTGGGTTAATGGAGCGAAAGTACATGGCTATACGATTAGTGCCGAAGAAACTCTAAAAAAACAATTACAACCTAAAGTCATTACCGCTTTTTTAGTCGGTCTGAATAATCGAGTTACTGCATTTAAATTGCAACGTGAAATCAATAATTATAAGGCAGAGCCTTTACTTGCTATCCTCCCTGGTGTGGCATTAGCTGAATTATGGCAAGCGATGGGTATATTTGAAACCGTACTTAAAATTATTACCGGATTTGTAGTGGGTACGGGTTTATTAGGAATGCTTACCACCCTATTATCAACTTTAAATGAAAGACGCCGTGAAATGGCTATATTACGTGCTATGGGCGCTCATCCTTATCAGATAGCTTTATTATTAATGCTGGAGGCTGCTTTACTAGCCTTTTTAGGTTGTATAGTAGGGGCCTTATTGTTAATTACCTTGATTATAATCGCACGACCTTGGGTAATAGCTGATTATGGCTTTTATTTAAATTATTGGCTGCCCAGTTTAACTGATATTATAGGCTGTGGAGTGATTATTCTAGTAGCTATTATTTTAAGTCTAGTACCTAGCTTTATAGCTTATAAACGCGCTTTACAAGATGGGCTAACAGTTCGAGTTTAA
- a CDS encoding amino acid ABC transporter ATP-binding protein, whose translation METNLAVQLIGVNKWYGEFHVLKDVNLTVERGERIVICGPSGSGKSTMIRCINRLEEHQTGQIIVDNVELTNDLKNIDQIRREVGMVFQHFNLFPHLTVLDNCCLVPMWVRKMPRKEAEKIAMEYLEKVKIPHQAKKYPGQLSGGQQQRVAIARSLCMNPRIMLFDEPTSALDPEMIKEVLDTMIELAESGMTMLCVTHEMGFAKTVADRVIFMDGGQIIEMNTPDEFFNHPQHERTQLFLSQILAH comes from the coding sequence ATGGAAACTAATTTAGCTGTACAACTCATCGGCGTGAATAAATGGTATGGTGAGTTTCATGTATTAAAAGATGTGAATTTAACGGTTGAACGTGGTGAACGTATCGTTATTTGTGGTCCTTCTGGTTCGGGTAAATCCACCATGATTCGCTGCATTAATCGTTTAGAGGAACATCAAACCGGACAAATAATCGTAGATAATGTCGAGTTGACCAATGATTTAAAAAATATTGATCAAATTCGTCGTGAAGTGGGCATGGTATTCCAGCATTTTAATTTATTCCCGCATTTAACCGTACTCGATAATTGTTGTTTAGTACCAATGTGGGTACGTAAAATGCCTCGTAAAGAGGCTGAAAAAATTGCCATGGAATATTTGGAAAAGGTTAAAATACCTCACCAAGCAAAAAAATATCCGGGGCAATTATCGGGTGGTCAACAACAGCGCGTGGCGATTGCACGTAGTTTGTGTATGAATCCGCGCATTATGTTATTTGACGAGCCGACCTCCGCTTTAGACCCTGAAATGATTAAAGAAGTACTCGATACTATGATTGAGCTGGCAGAAAGTGGTATGACCATGCTATGCGTAACTCATGAAATGGGCTTTGCTAAAACAGTAGCAGATCGAGTGATTTTCATGGATGGTGGACAAATTATTGAAATGAATACACCCGATGAGTTCTTTAATCACCCTCAACATGAGCGTACACAGTTATTCTTAAGCCAGATTTTGGCTCATTAA
- a CDS encoding amino acid ABC transporter permease, protein MAIVTEKTLPSLPPPVNTVGFKAWSKQNLFSTPLNTLVTVLMLVFIIWMLAPIVQWALIDADWVGAKRADCTSGGACWAFTQVRFNQFIYGFYPETEQWRVNIAALILVLGIALLTYKKTPAKLYIGLFMLIIYPIMAYVLLHGGFFGLPVVETSKWGGLTLTLVLSLVGIVASLPLGILLALGRRSELPIIRSLCIAFIELWRGVPLITVLFMASVMLPLFLPEGTNFDKLLRALIGITLFEAAYLAEVVRSGLQAIPKGQYEAAKALGLNYWQSTGLIILPQALKMVIPGIVNTFISLFKDTSLVMIIGLFDLLNIVQIAAADPIWLGSQVEGFVFAAIVYWIFCFGMSRYSQYLERQLNTGHKR, encoded by the coding sequence ATGGCGATTGTTACAGAAAAAACCTTACCTAGTTTGCCTCCTCCTGTTAATACAGTAGGCTTTAAGGCTTGGTCGAAACAAAATTTATTTTCCACACCATTAAATACCCTTGTTACAGTTTTAATGCTGGTATTCATTATTTGGATGCTAGCACCTATTGTACAGTGGGCGCTTATTGATGCGGATTGGGTGGGTGCTAAACGTGCCGATTGCACCAGTGGTGGTGCGTGTTGGGCCTTCACTCAAGTACGCTTTAATCAATTTATCTATGGTTTTTACCCAGAGACAGAGCAATGGCGCGTTAATATTGCCGCTTTAATTTTGGTGCTGGGCATTGCCTTATTAACCTATAAAAAGACTCCTGCCAAGCTCTATATTGGTTTATTTATGTTAATCATTTATCCCATTATGGCTTATGTTTTATTGCATGGTGGGTTTTTTGGTTTGCCAGTAGTAGAAACCAGTAAATGGGGTGGTTTAACCCTAACCTTAGTGCTCTCATTAGTAGGGATTGTAGCCTCTTTACCCTTAGGTATTTTATTAGCATTAGGACGACGCTCAGAATTACCCATTATTAGATCACTATGTATTGCTTTTATTGAGTTATGGCGTGGTGTACCTTTAATTACGGTGCTATTCATGGCATCCGTTATGTTGCCATTATTCCTACCCGAAGGAACGAATTTTGACAAGTTATTACGGGCTTTAATTGGTATTACCTTATTTGAAGCGGCTTATTTAGCTGAGGTAGTCCGCAGCGGTTTACAAGCAATACCTAAAGGTCAATATGAGGCGGCTAAAGCATTAGGTTTGAATTATTGGCAAAGCACTGGGCTAATTATCTTACCCCAAGCTTTAAAAATGGTTATTCCGGGTATAGTCAATACCTTTATTTCTCTATTTAAAGATACCTCTTTAGTTATGATTATTGGGTTATTTGATTTGTTGAATATTGTGCAAATTGCAGCGGCTGACCCGATTTGGCTAGGTTCTCAAGTCGAGGGTTTTGTATTCGCTGCTATTGTGTATTGGATATTCTGTTTTGGAATGTCGCGATATAGTCAATATTTAGAACGACAACTCAATACCGGACATAAGCGCTGA
- a CDS encoding amino acid ABC transporter permease: MANSTPHAAPNKPSFWNDPQKRGILIQALVLAAIFAFFAYIFHNTLSNYAQRGISTGFGFLSNSAGFGISQTLIPYQESDSYWQVFKVGLLNTLLVAGLGIVTATILGFIVGVARLSKNWLLSTSAAVYIETFRNIPVLLQIVFLYAVLLKVLPAAKDSFSFADAVFLNKRGFYIPEPIPQQGFDWTIWAFVLAIVIVLALRWIARKVQEKTGQQWPIFWIGLALIIGAPLLTYFITGRPLDWSFPELKGFNFQGGVRVIPELVVLWVALSIYTAAFIAEIVRSGIQSVSHGQTEAASALGLKHNQTLKLVVIPQAMRVIIPQLTSQYLNLTKNTSLATAIAYPDLVAVFAGTTLNQSGQAIEIIFMTMLFYLTVSLLISLFMNWYNAKMALVER, from the coding sequence ATGGCAAATTCAACACCACACGCTGCTCCTAACAAGCCCTCTTTCTGGAATGATCCGCAAAAACGTGGGATTCTTATTCAAGCGCTTGTATTAGCGGCGATCTTCGCATTTTTCGCTTATATTTTTCATAATACTTTATCTAATTATGCCCAGCGCGGCATTTCAACAGGCTTTGGCTTTTTAAGTAATAGTGCAGGTTTTGGTATTTCTCAAACCCTGATTCCCTATCAAGAGTCAGATAGTTATTGGCAAGTCTTTAAAGTGGGTTTACTAAACACGTTATTAGTCGCGGGTTTAGGGATAGTGACGGCTACTATCTTAGGTTTTATTGTTGGGGTAGCACGTTTATCTAAAAATTGGCTATTATCCACCAGTGCAGCGGTTTATATTGAAACCTTTCGTAATATTCCGGTTTTACTCCAAATCGTATTTTTATATGCAGTATTATTAAAAGTACTCCCCGCAGCCAAAGATAGTTTTTCTTTTGCTGATGCAGTGTTTCTTAATAAGCGCGGATTTTATATCCCCGAACCTATACCACAACAAGGTTTTGATTGGACTATTTGGGCTTTTGTGTTAGCTATAGTCATTGTTTTAGCCTTACGTTGGATAGCGCGTAAAGTACAAGAAAAGACCGGACAGCAATGGCCTATATTTTGGATCGGATTGGCTTTAATTATTGGTGCTCCGCTTCTCACTTATTTCATCACTGGGCGTCCGCTGGATTGGTCTTTTCCAGAGCTGAAAGGATTTAACTTCCAAGGTGGTGTACGGGTTATTCCAGAATTGGTGGTATTATGGGTAGCTTTATCTATCTATACAGCCGCTTTTATTGCTGAAATTGTACGTTCGGGGATTCAGTCCGTTAGCCATGGTCAAACAGAGGCAGCCAGTGCTTTAGGTTTAAAGCATAATCAAACGCTGAAGCTAGTGGTTATACCTCAAGCGATGCGCGTTATTATTCCTCAGCTCACCAGTCAATATTTAAATCTCACTAAAAATACTTCTTTAGCTACGGCTATTGCTTACCCTGATTTAGTAGCAGTATTTGCTGGTACGACCTTGAATCAATCCGGTCAAGCTATTGAAATTATTTTTATGACTATGCTGTTTTACCTAACAGTGAGTTTATTGATTTCATTATTTATGAATTGGTACAACGCCAAAATGGCTTTAGTGGAGCGTTAA
- a CDS encoding amino acid ABC transporter substrate-binding protein, with protein MKTNKLLAIAGAVVTAVTLMSNAYAGTTLDAVQKKGFIQCGINSGVPGFSSANDKGEWSGLDVDFCKAVAAAVFGDTSKVKYTSLTAKERFTALQSGEIDLLSRNTTWTLTRDSNLGLSFTGVNYYDGQGFLVNNGVKSAKELDGASVCIQAGTTTELNLSDYFRANNMKYEPITYDKVEETIKGFEEGRCDVLTSDQSQLYALRLQLKEPEKAVVLPEVISKEPLGPSVRQGDEDWFKIVRWTLFAMIEAEELGLTSANIDEKKASPDPAVKRFIGQEEGVGGQGLKLSNEWAYNIVKQVGNYGESFERNVGSGSPLKIERGLNALWNKGGLQYAPPIR; from the coding sequence ATGAAAACTAACAAGTTATTAGCGATTGCTGGGGCAGTAGTAACAGCAGTAACCCTAATGAGTAATGCTTATGCAGGTACAACCTTAGATGCTGTACAAAAGAAAGGCTTTATTCAGTGCGGTATCAATAGCGGCGTTCCGGGCTTTTCCAGTGCTAATGATAAGGGTGAATGGTCGGGTCTAGACGTTGATTTCTGTAAAGCCGTTGCCGCTGCTGTCTTTGGTGACACTAGCAAAGTTAAATATACCTCTCTCACTGCAAAAGAACGTTTCACTGCACTGCAATCGGGTGAAATTGATTTACTGTCACGCAATACCACTTGGACATTAACCCGTGATAGCAATCTAGGTTTAAGCTTTACTGGCGTGAATTACTATGACGGTCAAGGCTTCCTTGTGAATAATGGCGTGAAAAGCGCTAAAGAATTAGACGGTGCATCCGTTTGTATTCAAGCAGGTACTACTACTGAGCTGAATCTGTCGGATTATTTCCGTGCTAATAATATGAAGTACGAACCCATCACTTATGACAAGGTTGAAGAAACCATCAAAGGTTTTGAGGAAGGTCGTTGCGACGTATTAACTTCTGACCAATCTCAATTGTATGCACTGCGCTTACAATTAAAAGAGCCAGAAAAAGCCGTAGTATTACCTGAAGTTATTTCTAAAGAACCCCTAGGCCCTTCAGTACGTCAAGGCGATGAAGACTGGTTCAAGATTGTACGTTGGACTCTATTTGCCATGATTGAAGCAGAAGAGTTAGGTTTAACCTCAGCTAATATTGATGAGAAAAAGGCTAGTCCTGATCCCGCCGTGAAGCGCTTTATTGGTCAAGAAGAAGGCGTAGGTGGTCAAGGGCTAAAACTCAGCAATGAGTGGGCTTACAATATTGTGAAACAAGTCGGTAACTATGGCGAGTCATTTGAGCGCAATGTAGGCAGTGGTTCACCACTGAAAATTGAACGCGGTCTCAATGCTTTATGGAACAAGGGCGGCTTACAATACGCCCCACCGATTCGTTAA
- a CDS encoding TolC family outer membrane protein has product MKKFTLSAWMCVALSCASLPAYAENLLQVYQQAKTFDAQLQAQETGYLATLENRVQAQAAKKPQVTLSGSAGLSRTDVFRDASVLSDTSHSNSSSASYALSVTKSLYNKSINAAIAQADVGIAQAFAGLESQRQNLLLNVAQRYFNFLLAQDTVEYAAAQKQSTERQLKQTKAFFDAGRSAITDVREAQARYDLTLAQEVSAQQQLAVAREALRVLTGVNYKTLNAPQPNIKLIMPQPNNVETWVSASAKNNKTLVVSQKAIEVAKADIDRQRAANSPVVSGYARHTGSMSSGSSPLDPITTGFSVGVEASIPLYTGGATASKVRQAQLSFKQAQQNYQYQARLVEEQVRSAFLSVQSSIAQATANRQALLSAETAAKATQVGFQVGTRTAVDMLTTLSAVFSARRDYSSARYNYLLNMISLKMAAGVLAEQDLAQMSRLLTQPPSLQRAVLQKQTQELLKPIDLDALGLGNTPAATKRPTMTTKEDNILPLPTLTPLPTIELPPLPSLPAPSVPLSGSVVVR; this is encoded by the coding sequence ATGAAAAAATTCACTTTGTCCGCATGGATGTGCGTGGCGCTTAGTTGTGCAAGTTTACCCGCTTATGCAGAAAATTTACTTCAGGTTTATCAACAGGCTAAAACCTTTGATGCTCAATTACAGGCTCAAGAAACGGGGTATTTAGCCACCTTAGAAAATCGAGTTCAGGCTCAAGCGGCTAAAAAGCCCCAAGTGACTTTAAGTGGGAGCGCTGGTTTGAGTCGTACTGATGTGTTTCGAGATGCGTCGGTCTTATCAGATACCTCCCATAGTAATAGTTCTAGTGCTTCCTATGCCTTAAGTGTCACTAAGTCGCTGTATAACAAAAGTATTAATGCAGCCATCGCCCAAGCGGATGTAGGGATTGCACAAGCTTTTGCTGGCTTAGAAAGTCAACGCCAAAATTTATTACTGAATGTTGCCCAACGTTATTTTAATTTTCTTTTGGCTCAGGATACGGTCGAATACGCGGCCGCACAAAAGCAAAGCACTGAGCGTCAATTAAAGCAAACTAAAGCCTTTTTTGATGCCGGCCGTTCAGCTATTACGGATGTGCGTGAAGCTCAAGCTCGCTATGATTTAACGCTAGCCCAAGAGGTGAGTGCTCAGCAGCAATTAGCGGTGGCACGCGAGGCCTTACGAGTACTGACGGGTGTTAACTATAAGACCCTGAATGCCCCCCAACCTAATATTAAGCTGATTATGCCGCAGCCTAATAATGTCGAAACTTGGGTCAGTGCCTCAGCTAAAAATAATAAAACTTTAGTGGTGAGCCAAAAGGCCATTGAAGTAGCCAAAGCAGATATTGATCGGCAACGTGCAGCTAATAGTCCAGTTGTCAGTGGGTATGCACGCCATACCGGTAGTATGAGTTCGGGGAGTAGTCCGTTAGATCCTATTACCACTGGTTTTAGTGTGGGAGTAGAGGCGTCTATTCCTTTATATACCGGAGGGGCGACTGCCTCTAAGGTGCGTCAAGCGCAATTAAGTTTTAAACAGGCTCAGCAAAATTACCAATATCAAGCGCGTTTAGTAGAGGAGCAAGTCCGTTCGGCTTTTCTAAGCGTGCAGTCGAGTATTGCTCAAGCGACGGCTAATCGTCAGGCACTACTTTCAGCCGAAACAGCCGCCAAAGCGACACAAGTAGGCTTCCAAGTGGGCACACGTACCGCCGTAGATATGCTTACAACCTTGAGTGCAGTATTTAGTGCGCGGCGCGATTATTCGAGTGCACGCTATAATTATTTATTAAATATGATTAGTTTAAAAATGGCAGCGGGCGTACTGGCAGAGCAAGATTTGGCACAAATGAGCCGTCTACTGACTCAGCCACCGAGCTTGCAACGGGCGGTATTACAAAAACAAACCCAAGAGTTATTAAAGCCTATTGATTTGGATGCTTTAGGTTTAGGCAATACACCAGCAGCGACTAAACGCCCCACTATGACCACTAAAGAAGATAATATATTACCGCTACCTACGCTGACCCCTTTACCCACGATCGAATTACCCCCATTACCTAGCTTACCTGCACCTAGTGTGCCTTTAAGTGGTTCGGTGGTGGTGCGGTAG
- a CDS encoding rhodanese-like domain-containing protein, which translates to MMQHCTPQQLAAALKTNTAWQLLDVREAWEYDIAHIENSILIPLGQLMGRLDELEVNQPYVVICHHGVRSMHACYVLERSGFEVINLMGGIDQWAKTIDPSMPLY; encoded by the coding sequence ATGATGCAGCACTGTACTCCCCAACAATTAGCCGCTGCGTTAAAAACCAATACCGCTTGGCAATTATTAGATGTTCGTGAGGCTTGGGAGTACGATATAGCCCATATTGAGAACTCCATACTGATTCCTTTGGGGCAGCTAATGGGGCGTTTAGATGAGTTGGAGGTGAACCAACCCTATGTAGTCATTTGCCATCATGGGGTGCGTAGTATGCATGCATGCTATGTATTGGAGCGGAGCGGATTTGAGGTGATCAATTTAATGGGGGGCATTGATCAATGGGCCAAGACTATTGACCCCTCGATGCCGTTATACTAA
- a CDS encoding protein-L-isoaspartate O-methyltransferase codes for MNVEQARTNMIEQQLRPWGVLNQTILDILNNVPRERFVPPQWEKLAFAEVSIPIGHEQVMMTPGIEARMLQALAIKPQDLCLEIGTGTGFITACMAQLGREVDSIELYEDLSREAKRRLNYLSVRNVNLSVGDILQDWQKFQTPQYDVIAVTASMPRPLPELEQQLVIGGRMFAVIGARYPMQAWLITREAQDEFERQLLWETDLPPLVGFSKEATFEF; via the coding sequence ATGAATGTTGAACAAGCACGGACTAATATGATCGAACAGCAGCTTAGACCGTGGGGGGTGTTGAATCAAACAATACTGGATATTCTGAATAATGTACCACGTGAAAGATTTGTGCCCCCGCAATGGGAAAAGCTAGCCTTTGCCGAGGTCAGTATTCCTATTGGGCATGAACAGGTCATGATGACCCCCGGTATCGAGGCACGTATGTTGCAGGCTTTAGCGATTAAGCCGCAGGACTTATGCCTTGAAATAGGTACAGGTACGGGGTTTATTACGGCTTGTATGGCGCAATTAGGGCGCGAAGTCGATTCAATAGAGCTGTATGAAGACTTGAGTCGTGAAGCTAAGCGGCGTTTGAATTATTTAAGCGTGCGCAATGTGAATTTATCCGTGGGTGATATTTTGCAGGACTGGCAAAAATTTCAAACCCCACAATATGATGTGATCGCTGTTACGGCTTCTATGCCACGCCCTTTACCCGAACTAGAGCAACAATTAGTAATCGGTGGGCGTATGTTTGCAGTGATCGGTGCACGCTACCCGATGCAGGCTTGGTTGATTACGCGTGAGGCACAGGATGAGTTTGAACGTCAACTTTTATGGGAAACTGATTTACCCCCTTTAGTAGGGTTTAGTAAAGAAGCTACTTTTGAGTTTTAA
- a CDS encoding MFS transporter: MIEAHSRKFWLATWALCLGSVLVFANLHMTQPLLPLLAQHFQLTELQASWSLTTALLTLGLSLLIYGPLSDAIGRKPLMVLSLMGAVASTLALSQVESYSMLIVWRGVQGFCLGGLPAIAIAYMGDEFTRKAVALAVGFYISANSIGGVSGRLISGWVGEHYGWDTTFAVMAAIGLALLVLFVFLLPASQQFKAKPLQLKQVLSDIRFHLKNPILLVAFLIAGGNFMMFIHQYSYITFVLATEPYHLSTHQLGMLFLTYLTGSIAAALSGHSTKYIAPALGMGLGIVLLMLGSLLTLMPHLGVIIFAFMLNSFGFFLTHSLASSWVSHHALRARASASSLYLVFYYLGASLGGLVLSPFWNYAGWLGIVLGSLVMYSLTLWGSVWLYQRDASA, encoded by the coding sequence ATGATAGAAGCACATAGTCGGAAGTTTTGGTTAGCGACTTGGGCCTTGTGTTTAGGCTCAGTGCTAGTATTTGCCAATCTGCATATGACTCAGCCCTTATTACCGCTATTAGCCCAACACTTTCAACTCACTGAATTACAGGCGAGCTGGAGTTTAACCACTGCTTTATTGACTTTGGGCTTATCACTCCTCATTTATGGACCACTTTCCGATGCTATTGGGCGTAAGCCTTTAATGGTGTTGTCCCTCATGGGGGCGGTAGCTAGCACCTTAGCCCTGTCGCAAGTGGAGAGTTATAGCATGTTGATCGTGTGGCGTGGGGTGCAAGGTTTTTGTTTAGGGGGATTGCCTGCGATTGCGATTGCCTATATGGGCGATGAGTTTACCCGTAAGGCGGTCGCTTTAGCGGTAGGGTTTTATATCAGTGCCAATAGTATTGGGGGCGTATCGGGGCGCTTAATCAGTGGTTGGGTGGGAGAGCATTATGGTTGGGATACGACCTTTGCTGTAATGGCAGCAATTGGTTTGGCTTTATTAGTATTATTTGTTTTTTTATTACCCGCATCTCAGCAATTCAAGGCTAAACCTTTACAGTTAAAGCAGGTGCTAAGTGATATTAGGTTTCACTTAAAAAATCCTATTTTATTAGTCGCTTTTTTAATTGCGGGTGGGAACTTTATGATGTTTATTCATCAATATAGTTATATTACCTTCGTATTAGCCACAGAGCCTTATCATTTATCGACTCATCAATTAGGGATGTTATTTTTAACTTATTTGACGGGTTCAATAGCGGCTGCCTTATCGGGGCATAGTACTAAATATATAGCGCCTGCCTTGGGTATGGGATTAGGGATTGTCTTATTAATGCTGGGGTCATTACTGACTTTAATGCCGCATTTGGGAGTGATTATTTTTGCTTTTATGTTGAATAGTTTTGGTTTTTTTCTCACTCATTCATTAGCTAGTAGTTGGGTCAGTCATCATGCACTAAGAGCGCGTGCCAGTGCCTCATCTTTGTATTTAGTGTTTTATTATTTGGGCGCTAGTCTAGGGGGATTAGTATTAAGTCCGTTCTGGAACTATGCAGGTTGGCTAGGAATTGTACTAGGATCACTGGTCATGTATAGCCTGACGTTGTGGGGTAGTGTGTGGTTGTATCAGCGTGACGCATCAGCTTAG